A single window of Halobacterium jilantaiense DNA harbors:
- a CDS encoding 30S ribosomal protein S4e encodes MTNHQKRLSVPKSWPVERKTETFTAKAGAGPHGESGVPLVVVLRDVLGYVDDSSEAQYAINTDGVLVNGGSVGDVNRPIGMFDILAFPARDEYYRVFPDQGGRLGLTEIDADAAGSKLNKVTDKTTVSGGRTQLNFHDGTNLVVDEDDYAGGDSVVVDNETNEIVAHFEYEEGALVTAVAGQHAGDIGEIDEIDVQPGSADNTVRVETDDDGFETVEEYVVVIDENFVEGDDE; translated from the coding sequence ATGACGAACCACCAGAAGCGACTCTCGGTACCGAAGTCCTGGCCCGTCGAGCGGAAGACGGAGACGTTCACCGCGAAGGCCGGGGCCGGCCCGCACGGCGAGTCCGGCGTGCCGCTGGTCGTCGTGCTCCGGGACGTCCTGGGCTACGTCGACGACTCCAGCGAAGCACAGTACGCCATCAACACGGACGGCGTGCTCGTCAACGGCGGGAGCGTCGGCGACGTCAACCGCCCCATCGGGATGTTCGACATCCTGGCGTTCCCGGCACGCGACGAGTACTACCGCGTGTTCCCGGACCAGGGCGGCCGACTCGGTCTCACGGAGATCGACGCCGACGCGGCCGGCAGCAAGCTGAACAAGGTCACTGACAAGACGACCGTCTCCGGCGGTCGCACGCAGTTGAACTTCCACGACGGCACGAACCTCGTGGTCGACGAAGACGACTACGCGGGGGGCGACTCCGTGGTTGTCGACAACGAGACCAACGAGATCGTCGCGCACTTCGAGTACGAGGAGGGCGCGCTCGTCACGGCCGTCGCCGGCCAGCACGCCGGTGACATCGGCGAGATCGACGAGATCGACGTGCAGCCCGGCAGCGCGGACAACACGGTCCGCGTGGAGACCGACGACGACGGCTTCGAGACGGTCGAAGAGTACGTCGTCGTCATCGACGAGAACTTCGTCGAGGGTGATGACGAATGA
- the secY gene encoding preprotein translocase subunit SecY: MGWKEAAAPVLTRMPSVQRPEGHVPFRRKMYWTGGILVLYFFLTNVPLWGIETAGDDFFGQFRSLLAGGQGTVLQLGIGPIVTASIVLQLLGGANLLGLDTDNDPRDQAIYQGLQKFLVFVMIVLTGAPMVFLGNFLQPSQQLAQSIPGGALGVEFLIFAQIAVGGILLLFMDEVISKWGVGSGIGLFIVAGVSQSLVGGLVFWEGGVGSQGLIPTWFDIVAGNVSNIPPLLSMDGVSFLLMQAGILGLLTTLFIYVVVVYAESVRVEIPLSHARVKGARGRFPVKLIYASVLPMILVRALQANIQFLGQILNSTMASLPTWLGVYDGNGQVVGGIFYYLAPIYNPQAWMWWTAGTSAEPWQVLIRIAVDLTFMIVGGAVFAVFWVETADMGPDATARQIQNSGMQIPGFRKNQGVIEKVMERYIPQVTVIGGALVGLLAVMANMLGTIGNVTGTGLLLTISITYKLYEEIAEEQMMEMHPMMREMFGGGD; the protein is encoded by the coding sequence ATGGGATGGAAGGAGGCTGCTGCGCCGGTCCTCACGCGGATGCCCTCGGTCCAGCGACCGGAAGGGCACGTGCCGTTCCGCCGGAAGATGTACTGGACGGGGGGAATCCTCGTGCTGTACTTCTTCCTGACGAACGTCCCGCTCTGGGGCATCGAAACCGCGGGCGACGACTTCTTCGGGCAGTTCCGGAGTCTGCTCGCCGGTGGTCAGGGTACCGTGCTCCAGCTCGGTATCGGTCCGATCGTCACGGCGAGTATCGTCTTGCAGCTGCTCGGTGGCGCGAACCTCCTGGGCTTGGACACGGACAACGACCCGCGTGACCAGGCCATCTACCAGGGCCTCCAGAAGTTCCTGGTGTTCGTGATGATCGTGCTGACGGGCGCACCGATGGTGTTCCTCGGGAACTTCCTGCAGCCGAGCCAGCAGCTCGCCCAGTCGATTCCGGGCGGAGCGCTCGGTGTGGAGTTCCTCATTTTCGCCCAGATCGCGGTCGGTGGCATCCTCCTCCTGTTCATGGACGAGGTCATCTCGAAGTGGGGCGTCGGGTCCGGCATCGGGCTGTTCATCGTCGCCGGCGTGAGCCAGAGCCTGGTCGGCGGGCTCGTGTTCTGGGAGGGCGGCGTCGGTAGCCAGGGTCTGATTCCGACGTGGTTCGACATCGTCGCCGGGAACGTCTCGAACATCCCGCCGTTGCTGTCGATGGACGGGGTGTCGTTCCTGCTGATGCAGGCCGGGATTCTCGGACTGCTGACGACGCTGTTCATCTACGTCGTCGTCGTGTACGCGGAGAGCGTGCGCGTCGAGATTCCCCTGAGCCACGCTCGCGTGAAGGGTGCCCGGGGCCGGTTCCCGGTGAAGCTCATCTACGCGAGCGTCCTGCCGATGATCCTGGTTCGCGCGCTGCAGGCGAACATCCAGTTCCTCGGCCAGATCCTGAACTCGACGATGGCGTCGCTGCCGACGTGGCTCGGCGTCTACGACGGGAACGGACAGGTCGTGGGCGGGATATTCTACTACCTGGCACCCATCTACAACCCGCAGGCGTGGATGTGGTGGACGGCCGGGACGAGCGCCGAGCCGTGGCAGGTCCTCATCCGCATCGCGGTGGACCTGACGTTCATGATCGTCGGCGGTGCCGTCTTCGCGGTGTTCTGGGTGGAGACCGCGGACATGGGGCCGGACGCGACGGCACGCCAGATTCAGAACTCGGGGATGCAGATTCCCGGGTTCCGGAAGAACCAGGGCGTCATCGAGAAGGTGATGGAGCGGTACATCCCGCAGGTCACCGTCATCGGTGGTGCGCTGGTCGGGCTGCTCGCCGTGATGGCGAACATGCTCGGAACTATCGGGAACGTCACCGGCACCGGCTTGCTGCTGACGATTTCCATCACCTACAAGCTCTACGAGGAGATCGCGGAAGAGCAGATGATGGAGATGCACCCGATGATGCGGGAGATGTTCGGCGGCGGCGACTGA
- a CDS encoding 30S ribosomal protein S14, whose protein sequence is MSETDAETAETGQTHECRRCGREQGLVGKYDIWLCRQCFREIARSMGFKKYS, encoded by the coding sequence ATGAGCGAGACGGACGCCGAGACAGCAGAGACAGGCCAGACGCACGAGTGCCGGCGCTGTGGCCGCGAACAGGGCCTCGTCGGCAAGTACGACATCTGGCTGTGTCGACAGTGCTTCCGCGAGATCGCCCGCTCGATGGGCTTCAAGAAGTACAGCTAA
- a CDS encoding 30S ribosomal protein S3, which translates to MADELEFIEQGLQRSQIDEFFAEELARAGYGGMDLAPTPMGMQIVLKAEKPGMVIGKGGKNIRKITTQLEERFDLEDPQIDVQEVDEPDLNAQIVADRLANALERGWYFRKAGHTTIDRIMESGALGAEIVLSGKVTGNRGRVEKFNRGYIKHNGEPAEEIVDHGKGVAVMKLGTIGVNVKIIPPNAELPDDFEIQEDADIEDLVVDEAEAGEDLEELLEGEGDEVAAEDDEAADVEDAAESAEFDDEEVIEEAIEADDEVEEELDELADEVEGEDDEFSDVDEEAAETAEDLLDEMDDEEGGEE; encoded by the coding sequence ATGGCGGACGAACTCGAGTTCATCGAGCAGGGTCTCCAGCGGTCCCAGATCGACGAGTTCTTCGCCGAGGAGCTGGCGCGAGCCGGCTACGGCGGTATGGACCTCGCACCGACGCCGATGGGCATGCAGATCGTCCTCAAGGCCGAGAAGCCCGGGATGGTCATCGGCAAGGGCGGGAAGAACATCCGGAAAATCACCACCCAGCTCGAGGAGCGATTCGACCTCGAGGACCCGCAGATCGACGTGCAGGAGGTCGACGAACCCGACCTGAACGCACAGATCGTCGCGGACCGCCTCGCGAACGCGCTCGAGCGCGGCTGGTACTTCCGGAAGGCCGGCCACACGACCATCGACCGCATCATGGAGTCCGGCGCACTCGGTGCCGAGATCGTCCTGAGCGGGAAGGTCACCGGTAACCGCGGCCGCGTGGAGAAGTTCAACCGCGGCTACATCAAGCACAACGGCGAGCCCGCCGAGGAGATCGTCGACCACGGCAAGGGTGTCGCGGTGATGAAGCTCGGCACCATCGGCGTGAACGTGAAGATCATCCCGCCGAACGCGGAACTCCCCGACGACTTCGAAATCCAGGAGGACGCGGACATCGAAGACCTCGTCGTGGACGAAGCCGAAGCCGGCGAGGACCTCGAAGAGCTCCTCGAAGGCGAGGGCGACGAGGTCGCGGCCGAGGACGACGAGGCCGCCGACGTCGAGGACGCCGCGGAGTCCGCGGAGTTCGACGACGAGGAAGTCATCGAGGAGGCCATCGAGGCCGACGACGAGGTCGAGGAGGAACTCGACGAACTCGCCGACGAGGTCGAGGGCGAGGACGACGAGTTCAGCGACGTCGACGAGGAGGCCGCCGAGACGGCGGAAGACCTGCTCGACGAGATGGACGACGAAGAGGGGGGTGAGGAGTAA
- a CDS encoding 50S ribosomal protein L19e, producing MSDLSAQKRLAADVLDVGENRVWFDPEAQSEIADAITREDIRELVAEGTIEAEDTQGNSRGRARERAAKRAYGHQKGAGSRKGKSGARENEKSAHVAGIRAQRQKLRELRDDGTLSPAEYRELYNMAKGGEFDSVRRLTNYIDENYGDS from the coding sequence ATGAGTGACCTGAGCGCACAGAAGCGGCTCGCAGCCGACGTCCTCGACGTCGGTGAGAACCGCGTCTGGTTCGACCCCGAGGCCCAGTCCGAGATCGCCGACGCGATCACGCGAGAGGACATCCGCGAGCTGGTCGCGGAGGGCACTATCGAAGCAGAGGACACGCAGGGCAACTCCCGCGGTCGCGCACGCGAGCGCGCCGCGAAGCGTGCCTACGGCCACCAGAAGGGAGCCGGTTCCCGGAAGGGGAAGTCCGGTGCGCGCGAAAACGAGAAGTCGGCGCACGTCGCCGGCATCCGCGCGCAGCGACAGAAGCTCCGCGAACTCCGCGACGACGGGACGCTGTCCCCGGCGGAGTACCGCGAGCTGTACAACATGGCGAAGGGCGGCGAGTTCGACAGCGTCCGTCGCCTCACGAACTACATCGACGAGAACTACGGTGATAGCTAA
- a CDS encoding 50S ribosomal protein L6 — protein sequence MARIEIEIPDDVTAEVDHLDLTVEGPEGSVTRRLWYPDVDVSVSDDAVVVESDAEDAKTNSTVGTFESHVENMFHGVTEGWEYKLEVHYSHFPMQVDVEGDEVVIQNFLGEKAARRTTIRGDTDVEVDGEDVTLSGPSIEDVGQTAADIEQLTRVTDKDTRVFQDGVYIVEKPAKGGA from the coding sequence ATGGCACGAATCGAAATCGAAATTCCGGACGACGTGACGGCTGAGGTCGACCACCTCGACCTCACCGTCGAGGGCCCCGAGGGCTCCGTCACGCGACGCCTCTGGTACCCCGACGTCGACGTCAGCGTCTCCGACGACGCGGTCGTCGTCGAGAGCGACGCGGAGGACGCGAAGACGAACTCGACCGTCGGCACCTTCGAGAGCCACGTGGAGAACATGTTCCACGGGGTCACCGAGGGCTGGGAGTACAAGCTCGAAGTGCACTACTCTCACTTCCCGATGCAGGTCGACGTGGAGGGCGACGAGGTCGTCATCCAGAACTTCCTCGGTGAGAAGGCGGCCCGCCGCACCACCATCCGTGGCGACACGGACGTCGAAGTGGACGGCGAGGACGTCACGCTCAGCGGCCCGAGTATCGAGGACGTCGGCCAGACGGCGGCCGACATCGAACAGCTGACGCGGGTCACCGACAAGGACACGCGCGTCTTCCAGGACGGCGTCTACATCGTCGAGAAGCCCGCGAAGGGAGGTGCCTGA
- the rplX gene encoding 50S ribosomal protein L24 — MSEQPHKQRTRTERASLHEKQDQVRATLADDLREEYGQRNVRVNVGDTVEVMRGDYAGEDGEVVDVDLRDAEVFVEDVTVEAADGEETPRPVDSSNLRVTDLDLEDDVRAERLEGDNE; from the coding sequence ATGAGCGAACAACCACACAAACAGCGAACTCGCACGGAGCGCGCGTCGCTGCACGAGAAGCAGGACCAGGTGCGGGCGACCCTGGCCGACGACCTCCGAGAGGAGTACGGCCAGCGGAACGTTCGCGTCAACGTCGGCGACACCGTCGAGGTCATGCGTGGCGACTACGCCGGCGAAGACGGCGAAGTCGTCGACGTGGACCTGCGTGACGCCGAGGTGTTCGTGGAGGATGTAACGGTGGAGGCCGCCGACGGCGAGGAGACGCCTCGTCCCGTCGACTCCAGCAACCTCCGCGTGACGGACCTCGACCTCGAGGACGACGTGCGCGCCGAGCGACTGGAGGGTGACAACGAATGA
- the rpmD gene encoding 50S ribosomal protein L30 has product MQAVVQIRGEVNMQQDVVDTLEMLNIHNVNHCALVPETETYSGMVAKVNDYVAFGEPSEDVLAELLEKRAEPAEGSADVDDEWLTEHTEYDDVADLAGALLDEETTLRDAGLAPVLRLHPPRGGHDGIKQPVSDGGQLGKHTTEEIDSLLTEMR; this is encoded by the coding sequence ATGCAGGCGGTTGTCCAGATCCGCGGCGAGGTCAACATGCAGCAGGACGTCGTCGACACGCTGGAGATGCTGAACATCCACAACGTCAACCACTGCGCGCTCGTTCCCGAGACCGAAACGTACTCGGGGATGGTCGCCAAGGTGAACGACTACGTGGCGTTCGGTGAGCCGAGCGAGGACGTCCTCGCGGAGCTGCTCGAGAAGCGCGCGGAGCCTGCCGAGGGGTCCGCCGACGTGGACGACGAGTGGCTCACTGAACACACCGAGTACGACGACGTCGCCGACCTCGCGGGCGCGCTGCTCGACGAGGAGACGACGCTGCGTGACGCGGGCCTCGCGCCCGTGCTCCGTCTGCACCCGCCGCGGGGCGGCCACGACGGCATCAAGCAGCCCGTCAGCGACGGCGGCCAGCTCGGGAAACACACGACCGAGGAGATCGACAGTCTCCTCACCGAGATGCGATAA
- a CDS encoding uL15m family ribosomal protein, protein MTDKKRRQRGSRTHGGGTHKNRRGAGNRGGRGRAGRKKHEQHNYEDVGKSGFKRPEKTDRDVAEVSVQELDEDIALLAEEGIAEETEYGYRVDARDVADDGWDADVVKVLGGGQLYEQLEVTADAFSDTAVDLIEGEGGDAVVSERASEDDEE, encoded by the coding sequence ATGACCGACAAGAAACGACGACAGCGCGGCTCTCGAACGCACGGCGGCGGGACGCACAAGAACCGCCGCGGCGCCGGTAACCGCGGCGGTCGCGGTCGTGCGGGTCGCAAGAAACACGAGCAACACAACTACGAGGACGTCGGCAAGAGCGGCTTCAAGCGGCCGGAGAAGACCGACCGAGATGTCGCGGAGGTCTCCGTCCAGGAGCTCGACGAGGACATCGCCCTGCTCGCGGAGGAGGGCATCGCCGAGGAGACGGAGTACGGCTACCGCGTCGACGCCCGTGACGTCGCCGACGACGGCTGGGACGCCGACGTGGTGAAGGTGCTCGGCGGCGGCCAGCTCTACGAACAGCTCGAAGTGACGGCGGACGCGTTCAGCGACACCGCCGTCGACCTCATCGAGGGCGAGGGCGGCGACGCCGTCGTCTCCGAGCGAGCGAGCGAGGACGACGAGGAGTAA
- a CDS encoding 30S ribosomal protein S8 — translation MTANDPLSDALSGLDNAESVGHLTHTVEPASNMVGSVLEVFYDRGYIDGFEFVDDGKAGRFEVELKGAINECGPVNPRYSVGADGFEQWEKRYLPARDYGALVVTTSHGIMSHYEAREEGVGGQVIAYVY, via the coding sequence ATGACGGCAAACGATCCACTGTCCGACGCACTCTCCGGCCTCGACAACGCCGAGAGCGTCGGGCATCTCACACACACGGTAGAGCCCGCCTCGAACATGGTCGGCTCCGTCCTCGAGGTCTTCTACGACCGCGGGTACATCGACGGCTTCGAGTTCGTCGACGACGGGAAGGCCGGCCGCTTCGAGGTCGAACTGAAGGGTGCCATCAACGAGTGCGGTCCCGTGAACCCGCGGTACTCCGTGGGCGCGGACGGCTTCGAGCAGTGGGAGAAGCGATACCTCCCGGCCCGGGACTACGGCGCGCTCGTTGTGACGACCAGCCACGGCATCATGAGCCACTACGAGGCCCGCGAGGAGGGCGTCGGTGGCCAGGTCATCGCGTACGTATACTGA
- a CDS encoding 30S ribosomal protein S5, which yields MSYNDTWQPKTRLGRLVQDGEIEDMSEALNSGLPLKEPEIVDQLLPGLDDEVLDINMVQRMTDSGRRVKFRCVVAIGNRDGYVGYAEGRDDQVGGAIQKAIEVAKLNIIDVSRGCGSWECGCGRPHTVALKSTGKAGSVDVELIPAPRGLGLAGGETVRHVLELAGIEDIWTRSSGKTRTTVNFAKATFNALRATSEARVPQYAREQREVIE from the coding sequence ATGAGTTACAACGACACCTGGCAACCGAAGACCCGCCTCGGCCGCCTCGTCCAGGACGGGGAGATCGAGGACATGTCGGAGGCCCTGAACTCCGGGCTGCCGCTGAAGGAGCCAGAAATCGTCGACCAGCTCCTGCCGGGGCTGGACGACGAAGTGCTGGACATCAACATGGTCCAGCGGATGACCGACTCCGGCCGACGCGTGAAGTTCCGCTGCGTCGTCGCCATCGGCAACCGCGACGGCTACGTCGGCTACGCGGAGGGCCGCGACGACCAGGTCGGCGGTGCCATCCAGAAGGCCATCGAGGTAGCGAAGCTGAACATCATCGACGTCTCCCGTGGCTGCGGGTCGTGGGAGTGTGGCTGTGGGCGTCCCCACACCGTCGCGCTCAAGTCGACCGGCAAGGCGGGCAGCGTCGACGTGGAGCTCATTCCTGCGCCGCGCGGCCTCGGGCTGGCGGGCGGTGAGACCGTCCGACACGTGCTCGAGCTCGCCGGCATCGAGGACATCTGGACGCGCTCCTCCGGGAAGACGCGGACGACCGTGAACTTCGCGAAGGCGACGTTCAACGCGCTCCGCGCGACCTCCGAGGCTCGCGTGCCCCAGTACGCTCGCGAGCAGCGAGAGGTGATCGAGTGA
- a CDS encoding 30S ribosomal protein S17, producing the protein MAIGLNVTEPEGTCSDENCPFHGSLSVRGQVLEGEVASTDMEKTVVVEREYDVFVPKYDRYMKRRSRVPAHAPECFDISVGDTVSIAETRPLSKTKSHVVVEVTDGGDA; encoded by the coding sequence ATGGCGATAGGACTGAACGTAACAGAACCGGAGGGCACCTGCTCCGACGAGAACTGTCCGTTCCACGGAAGTCTTTCCGTGCGCGGTCAGGTTCTCGAGGGAGAAGTGGCCTCCACAGACATGGAGAAAACCGTCGTCGTCGAACGCGAGTACGACGTGTTCGTGCCGAAGTACGACCGCTACATGAAGCGGCGGTCGCGCGTTCCGGCACACGCACCCGAGTGCTTCGACATCAGTGTCGGCGACACGGTGAGCATCGCAGAGACCCGACCGCTCTCGAAGACCAAGTCCCACGTTGTCGTGGAAGTCACCGACGGAGGTGACGCCTGA
- a CDS encoding 50S ribosomal protein L32e encodes MSDDTPQELSDISGVGPSKAEALEEAGYESVEDVQAASQSDLAEVDGVGNALAARIKADVGGLEVEEDTEAEVEEAEPEETEDEEDEDVETELRPRGLSEKTPDLSDEEQRLLEKRRRVGKPQFNRQDYHKKKRTPKSWRRPKGTLSKQRRGVKGKGDTVQAGFRTPKAVRGKHPSGFEEVRVHNTDDLDAVDPDTEAARIASKVGARKRERIEEQAEEQGIRVLNPTYVEVEVEDNE; translated from the coding sequence ATGAGCGACGACACACCCCAGGAACTCTCGGACATCTCCGGTGTCGGCCCGTCGAAGGCCGAGGCGCTGGAGGAGGCCGGCTACGAGTCCGTCGAGGACGTGCAGGCGGCCAGCCAGAGCGACCTCGCGGAGGTCGACGGCGTCGGGAACGCCCTCGCGGCCCGTATCAAGGCCGACGTCGGCGGTCTCGAGGTCGAAGAGGACACCGAGGCGGAGGTCGAGGAGGCCGAACCCGAGGAGACCGAAGACGAGGAGGACGAAGACGTGGAGACGGAGCTCCGTCCCCGCGGTCTCTCCGAGAAGACGCCGGACCTCAGCGACGAGGAGCAGCGGCTCCTCGAGAAGCGCCGGCGCGTCGGCAAGCCGCAGTTCAACCGTCAGGACTACCACAAGAAGAAGCGGACGCCGAAGTCGTGGCGTCGTCCGAAGGGCACGCTGTCCAAGCAGCGTCGCGGCGTGAAAGGCAAGGGCGACACCGTCCAGGCCGGATTCCGCACGCCGAAGGCGGTTCGAGGCAAGCACCCGAGCGGCTTCGAGGAGGTCCGCGTCCACAACACGGACGACCTCGACGCCGTCGACCCGGACACGGAAGCGGCCCGCATCGCTTCGAAGGTCGGCGCTCGCAAGCGCGAGCGCATCGAGGAGCAGGCCGAAGAGCAGGGCATCCGCGTCCTGAACCCGACCTACGTGGAAGTGGAGGTCGAAGACAATGAGTGA
- a CDS encoding 50S ribosomal protein L5, protein MSEADADFHEMREPRIEKVVVHMGVGQGGVELQNAEGILQEITGQDTVRTQAKRPEPEFGLRKGDPIGAKVTLRGDDAEDFLGRALPAADIDRRQFDDTGNVSFGIEEHTDFPSQEYDPNIGIYGMDVTVNLTRPGYRVAKRDQVSRQIPSNHRLDPEDAVTYLESNFDVEVNE, encoded by the coding sequence ATGAGTGAGGCAGACGCCGACTTCCACGAGATGCGGGAGCCCCGCATCGAGAAGGTCGTCGTCCACATGGGCGTCGGCCAGGGCGGTGTCGAACTCCAGAACGCGGAGGGTATCCTCCAGGAGATCACCGGCCAGGACACGGTTCGCACGCAGGCGAAGCGTCCGGAACCTGAGTTCGGTCTCCGGAAGGGCGACCCGATCGGCGCGAAGGTCACGCTGCGGGGCGACGACGCCGAGGACTTCCTCGGGCGCGCGCTCCCCGCTGCGGACATCGATCGTCGCCAGTTCGACGACACCGGGAACGTGAGCTTCGGTATCGAGGAGCACACGGACTTCCCGAGCCAGGAGTACGACCCGAACATCGGAATCTACGGGATGGACGTCACCGTGAACCTCACCCGTCCGGGCTACCGGGTCGCGAAGCGCGACCAGGTCTCCCGACAGATTCCCTCGAACCACCGACTCGACCCCGAGGACGCGGTCACGTACCTCGAATCCAACTTCGACGTGGAGGTCAACGAATGA
- a CDS encoding 50S ribosomal protein L14 codes for MEAIKADVTQGLEKGSLITCADNTGARELKITSVKGYQGTKNRHPKAGLGDTITVSVTKGTPEMRRQVLEAVVVRQRKPIRRPDGTRVKFEDNAAVIIDDLGEPRGTEIKGPISREVAERYGTIASTATMIV; via the coding sequence ATGGAAGCCATCAAGGCCGACGTCACGCAGGGACTGGAGAAGGGCTCGCTGATCACGTGCGCCGACAACACTGGCGCACGCGAGCTCAAAATCACGAGCGTGAAGGGGTATCAGGGAACGAAGAACCGCCACCCGAAGGCCGGGCTGGGTGACACGATCACCGTCTCGGTGACGAAGGGCACGCCGGAGATGCGCCGCCAGGTACTGGAGGCCGTCGTCGTGCGTCAGCGCAAGCCCATCCGTCGGCCGGACGGGACGCGCGTCAAGTTCGAGGACAACGCCGCCGTCATCATCGACGACCTCGGCGAGCCTCGCGGGACCGAGATCAAGGGCCCGATTTCGCGCGAAGTGGCGGAACGGTACGGTACCATCGCGAGTACCGCGACGATGATTGTATAG
- a CDS encoding 50S ribosomal protein L18: MATGPRYKVPMRRRREVRTDYHQRLRLLKSGKPRLVARKSNKHVTAQLVATGPDGDETIASAHSSDLDEYDWEAPTGNLPAAYLTGLLAGQRAVNAGVEEAVLDIGLNTATPGSKVFAVQEGVIDAGLDVPHNDSVFADWSRTRGEHVAEYAESLDEPLYSGDFDATELPEHFDETREAIMED; this comes from the coding sequence ATGGCGACAGGACCTAGATACAAGGTGCCGATGCGGCGCCGCCGCGAGGTCCGGACGGACTACCATCAGAGGTTGCGCCTCCTGAAGTCGGGGAAACCCCGGCTTGTGGCTCGCAAGAGCAACAAGCACGTTACGGCGCAGCTGGTCGCGACCGGACCCGACGGCGACGAAACGATCGCGAGCGCGCACTCCAGTGACCTCGACGAGTACGACTGGGAGGCTCCCACGGGGAACCTGCCGGCGGCGTACCTGACGGGGCTGCTCGCTGGGCAGCGCGCAGTGAACGCGGGCGTCGAGGAGGCGGTCCTCGACATCGGCCTGAACACGGCCACCCCGGGTTCGAAGGTGTTCGCCGTCCAGGAGGGCGTCATCGACGCCGGACTGGACGTCCCGCACAACGACTCGGTCTTCGCGGACTGGTCGCGGACGCGTGGCGAACACGTCGCGGAGTACGCAGAGAGTCTCGACGAGCCGCTGTACAGCGGTGACTTCGACGCAACGGAGCTTCCCGAGCACTTCGACGAGACTCGGGAGGCCATCATGGAGGACTAA
- the rpmC gene encoding 50S ribosomal protein L29 has protein sequence MAILHTQEIRDMTPPEREAELEELETELLNSKAVKAAGGAPDNPGRIGELRKTIARIKTIQREEGDLDADDTEE, from the coding sequence ATGGCGATTCTCCACACGCAGGAGATTCGCGACATGACCCCTCCGGAGCGCGAGGCCGAACTGGAAGAGCTCGAGACCGAGCTCCTGAACTCGAAGGCAGTGAAGGCCGCCGGTGGTGCCCCGGACAACCCGGGTCGCATCGGCGAGCTCCGGAAGACGATCGCCCGCATCAAGACGATTCAGCGGGAAGAAGGCGACCTCGACGCCGACGACACCGAGGAATAA
- a CDS encoding ribonuclease P protein component 1 has translation MSLTPESLPRHELLGLHVRVVEDTDQSRVGIEGCVVRETMQTLCLDTDSGVRQVPKAGATFEFRLTDEAAAPDNGAGTAFKPAGGESQTTGESVAYVTVDGVKLLSRPERRSENGVDSKWR, from the coding sequence ATGAGTCTGACACCCGAATCGCTACCGCGACACGAACTCCTCGGCCTGCACGTGCGGGTCGTCGAGGACACCGACCAGTCGCGGGTGGGCATCGAGGGTTGCGTCGTCCGTGAGACGATGCAGACCCTCTGTCTTGACACTGATTCGGGTGTCAGACAGGTCCCCAAGGCGGGGGCCACCTTCGAGTTCCGACTCACAGATGAAGCTGCGGCCCCGGACAACGGGGCCGGGACCGCGTTCAAACCTGCAGGTGGCGAGAGCCAAACCACTGGCGAGAGCGTGGCCTACGTTACGGTGGATGGAGTCAAACTGCTCTCACGACCCGAGCGACGCTCCGAGAACGGAGTTGATTCGAAATGGCGATAG